In the genome of Streptomyces violaceoruber, the window CGCGGTGGACGCGCGCCGCCGGTGGATGGCCACCCTCTCGGACCTCTACCAGGCGCGCGGCCACGCCCTGTCGGGCGACGCGGCGGCGTGCCGTCGGCACATCTCCCTGGCCCGGCGGGGGTTCGCCCGCCTCGGTCCGCAGGACCACCTGGAAGCGCCCTGGATGGCCGGGGCCGAGGGCTCCATGCGGGTGGACTCGGCGATCGGCGGCGCCCTGCGCGACCTGGCCGTCGCGACCGGGGACCGGGCGGCGGCCCGACGCGCCATCGACGCCACCGCACGCTCGCGCGCGCAGGTGCCGCCCCAGATGCGCGGTGCCCGGCTGCTGCTCACCCTGCGACTGGCGGACAGCTGGGCGTGTGCGGGCGATCCCGGCGCCGCCGTCGCCCTCGCCTCGGAGGTCCTGCCGGAGGCGGTGCGCTCGCGCGAGTCGATGGTCACCGCCGAACTGCGCGGACTGCACAGCCGGCTCACCGGGCCGTGGGCCGACCTGCCCGAGGTCAGGGCCTACCGGGAGCGGCTGCTGGACGCGGGGGAGTGAGGCGGGGGAGGGCTCCGTCCGCGCACGGGGCGGTGAGGCGCGCGGCATCTCCGCGGCACGCACGCCTGCTTGCCGGATTTTGACAGGTCTGGACCAAGCTCGCGGAGCCGTTGATTCCGGTGCGGCGGGGTGTGAGGGTTCCGCCCAGCCCGCGACATGACATGCAAATGACACCTGATGGACGCGTCCCCGCACCCCAGGGTGCGCGTTCGGCATGTCACGGCCCGGGCCGGCCCGCAAGGAGCCCCCCACTCTCACAAGGAGCCACGATGCTCAGACAGACCGCGGTGGCCGGGACAGTCCTGGCCATGACACTCGCAGGGGTGGTGGTACCGGCCTCCCTCGCCTCGGCGTCGGAGCGGTCCGCTCCCTCCGCGGCGGAACCCAGTCCCGTCGAGCGGGCCGTCGCAGCCGCCGACCAGGCCGTTCGCAGCGGCCTGGACGCCCTCGTCGCCGGCGGCCCCGACGAGCAGTACGACCGCCACCAGGTCACCCCCTGGGACAAGGACCTGTTCTCGGTCGCCTACGAGCGCACTTACCACGGTCTGCCGGTGGTCGGCGGCGACGCCGTCGTCCTCGCCGACGGCAAGGGCAGGGTCCGCGCCGTCCGGTCCGCCACCGAGGCCGCGATAGCCGTGCCCACCGAGGCCCGGATCAAGTCCGGGCAGGCGGTGAGGACCAGCCGCGAACGGCTCGCGAACGTGGACGAGGTCGACTCCGGGCGCCTGGTGGTCCGGGTCAAGGACGACGTCCAGACCCTCGCCTGGGAGACGGTGCTCGTCGGCGCGACCAAGGACCATGTACCCAGCAAGCTGCACGTCTTCGTCGACGCCCGCACCGGCAAGGTCGTCGACAGCTACGACGACGTGCAGGCCGGCACCGGCCACAGCGAGTGGAACGGCCCCAGCCCGCTGACCATCGACACCTCCCGCTCCGGCAGCCAGTACGCCCTGCGCGACACCACCCGCCCCGGCCTGCAGTGCTCGGACTACAACGGCGGCCTGTTCACCGGACCGGACGACGACTGGGGCACCGGCAACGCCTCCAGCAAGGAGACCGGCTGCGTCGACGTCATGTACGCGGCGCAGAAAGAGTCGGACATGCTCCGCGACTGGCTCGGCCGCAACGGCCACAACGGCAACGGCGGCAGCTGGCCCGCGCTCGTCGGCCTCAACCAGCTCAACGCCTACTGGGACGGCTCCCGGGTCACCATCGGCCACAACAGCGCCAACAAGTGGATCGCCGGCATGGACGTGGTGGGCCACGAGTACGGCCACGGCCTGGACAGCTTCACCCCCGGCGGCGCCAACCACGAGAGCGGCCTGGGCGAGGCCACCGGCGACATCATGGGCGCCCTCACCGAGGCCTACGCCAACCAGCCCGCCGGGTACGACACCCCCGACTACACCGTCGGCGAGGAGATCGACCTCCAGGGCCGCGGCCCGATCCGCAACATGTACAACCCGCAGCTGGTCAACAACGACCCCAACTGCTACTCCTCCGCCATCCCGAGGACCGAGGAACACGCGGCCGCCGGGCCGATGAACCACTGGTTCTACCTCCTCGCCGAGGGCTCCAGCCCCGGTGGCGGCAAGCCCTCCAGCCCCACCTGCGACGGCAGCCGGGTGACCGGCATCGGCATCCAGAACGCCGGAAAGATCTTCTACGGCGGGATGCTGCTCAAGACCAGCGGCATGACCTACAAGCGGTACCGCTCCGCCACCCTCACCGCGGCCAAGAACCTGGACGCCTCCTGCGACCTGTTCGACGCCACCAGGGCGGCCTGGAACGCGATCGACATCCCGGCCCAGAGCGGCGACCCGGCCTGCACCCGGCAGGAGACCGACTTCTCGCTGGCCCTCAGCCCGGCGAGCGGCAACGTCGAGGCCGGGTCCGCGGTCAACGCCACGGTCAACACCACCACCGTCACCGGCAGCGCCCAGCAGGTGTCGCTGACCGCCACCGGCACCCCGCCCGGCGTCAGCGTCTCGTTCAGCCCGTCCACGGTCACCTCCGGCTCCAGCTCGACGATGCGCGTCTCCACCACCTCGGGCACCGCCGCCGGAACCTACTCGCTCACGGTCAAGGGCACGGCGGGCAGCAAGAGCCACACCGCCCAGTACACCCTCACCGTCGGCGGCGGCAACAACCCCGGCACGCCGCCCGACGTCGACGTCGCCCAGGTCCAGGCCCACCTGGCCCAGTTCGGTTCCATCGCCGCGCAGAACGGCGGCAACCGCCGGTCCACCGGCTCCGGGTACGACGCCTCACTCGCGTACGTGAAGGGCAAGCTCCAGGCGGCCGGCTACACCGTCACCGAGCAGACCTGCACCTCCGGCTGCTCCGCCGGCGCGGGCAACAACCTGATCGCCGAGTGGCCGAAGGGCGACGCGAACAGCGTCTACATGTTCGGCGCCCACCTCGACGGCGTCTCGGCCGGCCCCGGCATCAACGACAACGGTTCCGGTTCCGCCGCGCTCCTCGAGACGGCGCTCACCCTGGCCGAGCAGAACCCGACCATGGACAACCGTGTCCGGTTCGCCTGGTGGACCGACGAGGAGCAGGGCCTGAACGGCTCCGACTTCTACGCCCGGAACCTCTCCACCACCGACCGCTCCCGGATCAAGGCCTACTACAACTTCGACATGGTCGCCTCCGTCAACGGCGGCTACTTCATCAACAACCTGTCCTCCTCGGCCTCCGCCCCGATGCGGGAGTACTGGACCTCCCTCGGCCTCGCCCCGCAGGAGAACGTCGAGGGCCAGGGCCGCTCCGACGACTACTCCTTCCAGCAGGTCGGCATCCCCACCTCGGGCTACGCCACCGGCGCCTCCGCGATCAAGTCGTCCACGGAGGCCGCCAAGTGGGGCGGCACCGCCGGCCGGTCCTACGACCCGTGCTACCACTCCGCCTGCGACACCACCGCCAACATCAGCGCCACCGCGCTGAACCGCAGCGCCGACGGCATCGCGTACACGATCTGGAAGACCGCAGTCGGAGACGCACCGAACCCGCAGGACGACTTCTCGATCTCCGCGAACCCGTCCTCGGGCACCGTCGACCCGGGCAGCTCCGCGTCCGTCACCGTGAACACCGCCACGACCAGCGGCGACGCGCAGAGCGTGCGGCTGTCGGCGTCCGGCGCTCCGACCGGTGTGAGCGTCGGCTTCAGCCCGGACTCGGTCACCTCCGGCCAGTCCTCGACCGCCACGGTCCAGGTCGCCGCGGGCACGGCCGGCGGCACCTACACCCTGACCCTCACGGGTGCGGGCACCGTCACCCACACCACCACGTACACCCTCACCGTGTCCGGCGACGGCGGCGGTGAGACCACCTGGCAGCTGGGAGCCACCTACGCGGCCGGTGACGTGGTGAGCTACAACGGCGTCAGCTACCGGTGCATCCAGGGCCACACCGCCTACCCCGGCTGGGAGCCGCCGAACGTCCCCGCCCTGTGGCAGCGCCTGTGACACACCGCTGAGAGAAACGCCCGACACGCCGACGGGCGGTGGGGTTCGCACCGAACCCCACCGCCCGTCGGCGTGTGCTTGCGACCGCGGCGTCAGAACTTCGGCGTCGGGGCCTGCGCCTCCACCATCTCCGCCGCCTCCTCCTCGGTCTGCACCGACGGCGGGGAGCCCGCCAGCGGCTGCTGGGCCGTCTCCTTCATGCAGGCCACGGCCACCACACCGATCAGGGCCGCCGCCATCGCGTAGTAGGCGGGCATCATGTCGGAGCCGGTCACGCTGATCAGCGCGGTGATCACCAGCGGCGTGGTCCCGCCGAACAGCGACGCCGACAGGTTGTAGCCGACCGACAGGGATCCGTACCGCACGTTGGTCGGGAACATCGCCGGGAGCGCCGCCGACATCGTGCCCAGCAGGCAGACCAGCGACAGGCCGAGCATCAGCATGCCGCCCGAAACGGCGAGCAGACTGCCCTCCCGCACCAGCACGAAGGCCGGTGCGGACAGCACGAAGAACCCGATCATGCCGGTCATCAGGACGGGCTTGCGCCCGAAGCGGTCGGACAGCCGGCCGACCTGGTTGATGATCAGCATCAGCAGCACCATCGTCGCCACCAGGATCATCAGGCCGTGGCTCTCGCTGTAATCCAGCTCGTCCGACAGATATGTCGGCATGTACGACAGCAGCATGTAGTCGGTGATGTTGTACGCGCCGACCAGCGCGATGCACAGCACCAGCGCCCGCCAGTGGGTGCGGAAGATCTTGGCGAGGTCGCCCCGTGCGGTGGTCTCCACAGCTGTCGCGGCCTCCGAGACGTGGACGTTGGAGTCCTCCAGCTTCAGGTACGCGGGCGTGTCGTCGAGCCGCAGCCGCAGGTAGATACCGATCATGCCGAGCGGAAGCGCGGCCAGGAACGGGACGCGCCAGCCCCAGGAGTCCATGCCGTCGCTGCCCAGAACGGCGGTCAGGGCGGTGACCAGACTGGCGGCGGCGGTGTACCCGGCCAGCGTCCCCAGCTCCAGGAAGCTGCCGAAGAACCCGCGTCGCTTGTCCGGCGCGTACTCGGCGATGAAGGTGGACGCGCCGCCGTACTCGCCACCGGTGGAGAAGCCCTGGAGCAGGCGGAACAGGATCAGCAGCAGCGGCGACCAGAAGCCGATGGAGTCGTAGCTGGGGATGAACCCGATGGCGGCCGTGCCGATCGCCATGAGGATCATCGTCAGCGCCAGCACCTTCTTGCGGCCGATCTTGTCGCCCATCGGGCCGAAGACCATGCCGCCGATCGGCCGCACCAGGAACGCCACGGCGAACGTGGCGAACGAGGAGAGCAACTGCGCGGTGTCGCTCCCGGAAGGGAAGAACACCCGGCCGATCGTGCCCGCCAGATAGGCGTAGATGCCGAAGTCGAACCACTCCATGGCGTTGCCGAGGGAGGCCGCCTTGACGGCTCGCTTGACCGCGGCCTCGTCCGTGACGGTGATGTCCGACCGGCGCAGCCGGGGGTTCTGCCGGCGCTTGATCGCCCGGAAGAGGGCGGGGTGGCGGCGCACCGCCGCGGCGTCGGTCTCCGGTCCGTTCTCGGTGGGGGACGTGGCGGCCTCCCTTTCCACGCGCAGACACTCCGGACGGAGCGCTGCTCGGTCGTACGTCTCTCAGGTCGTACCCGTTCCCCCGATCATGCTGGGTATGGTGGTGACTTCGGTCATGTGGTTGGGCCGATGAGGTGAGCGGCCGGTGAGTACGCTTCGCACATGCGTATCTCCGTCTCCTCCGACATGGACGAACCCGTGGCCCGGCTCCTCGTCGAGGAACTGCGCGCACGCGGTCACGAGGTGCGCGCGTACGGCGCGCTGAGCCCCGGGGCGGACCCGCGGTGGGCCGCCTGTTCCGAGCGGGCGGCGCGCGAGGTCGCCGAGGGACGGGCCGACCAGGCCGTCGTGTGCTGCTGGACCGGCACCGGCGCGTCCATCGCGGCCAACAAGGTGCCGGGCATCCGCGCGGCCCTGTGCGCCGACGCGTACACCGCCGACGGGGCCCGCCGCTGGAACGACGCCAACGTGCTCGCCATCGGCCTGCGGCTGACGTCCGCTCCGGTGCTGCGCGAGATCCTCGACGCCTGGTTCGCGGGCGGCCCGAGTACGGACGCCGAGGACCGGGACAACGTCGCGCACGTGGAGCGGCTCGACGAGGACCGCCGAGCCGCTCGGTGAACCCCGGGGTGCGGGTCAGGAGGTGAGGACCTTCTCCAGCGTCCCCAGGGCGCCCGTCAGCTCCTCGGCCGTGACCGTCAGCGGCGGGGCCAGGCGGATCGTGGAGCCGTGGGTGTCCTTGACCAGGATGCCCTCGCGCATCAGCCGCTCACTGATCTCGCGTCCGCTGCCCAGCGCCGGGTCCACGTCCACGCCCGCCCACAGCCCCCGCGCCCGGAAGCCGACGACACCCCTGCCGACCAGGGCGGCGAGCCCCTCGCGCAGCACCGCGCCCAGCTCGGCCGCCCGGCGCTGGAACGCGCCGGTCTCCAGCAGCTCCACCACCGCCGTGCCCACCGCGGCGGCCAGCGGATTGCCGCCGAACGTCGAACCGTGCTCGCCCGGGTGCAGCACACCCAGCACGTCACGCCGGCCGACCACCGCCGACACCGGGACGATGCCGCCGCCCAGCGCCTTGCCGAGCAGCACCACGTCCGGCACGACCGACTCGTGCTCGACGGCCAGGGTGTGCCCCGTGCGGCCCAGACCGGACTGGATCTCGTCCGCGACGAACAGGCAGCCCTTGCGGCGGGTCAGCTCCCGCACCCCGGCCAGATAGCCGTCGTCGGGGATCAGCACGCCCGCCTCGCCCTGGATCGGCTCGATCAGCACGGCCGCCGTCGTCTCGTCGACCGCCGCCTCCAGCGCCGCGAGGTCGTTGTACGGCACGATCCGGAAGCCCGGGGTGAAGGGGCCGAAGCCGGAGCGGGCGGTCTCGTCGGTGGAGAAGCTCACGATCGTCGTCGTACGGCCGTGGAAGTTGTCCGCCGCGACCACGATCGTCGCCCGGTCGGCCGGGACGCCCTTGACGTCGTAGGCCCACTTGCGGGCCACCTTGATGCCGCTCTCCACCGCCTCCGCGCCGGTGTTCATGGGCAGCACCATGTCCGTGCCGGTCAGTGCGGCCAGCCGCTCGGCGAAGCCCGCGAGCCGGTCGTTGTGGAAGGCCCGCGAGGTGAGCGTGAGCCGGTCCAGCTGCCGGTGGGCGGCCTCGACCAGTGCCGGGTGGCGATGGCCGAAGTTGAGCGCCGAGTAGCCGGCCAGCATGTCCAGGTAGCGGCGGCCCTCGACGTCCTCGACCCAGGCGCCCTCGGCGCGGGCCACGACGACGGGCAGCGGGTGGTAGTTGTGCGCGAGGACGGGCTCCTCCGCGCGGATCAGTTCCTCGGAGCCGCGGGCGGTGCGGGCGGGTGCGGTCATGAGCGGGTCTCCCGGATCTCCTGGGTGCAGCACTTGATGCCGCCACCGGCCTTGTGGAACTCGGACAGGTCGACGGGGACCGGCACGTAGCCGCGGCCGGCGAGCCGGTCGGCCAGCCCCCGGGCCTCGGGCGCGATGAACACGTGCCGTCCGTCGGACACGGAGTTGAGCCCGAACGCCAGCGCGTCCTCGCGGGTGGCGATCACCGCGTCCGGGTAGAGCCGCTCCAGCACCTCGCGGCTGCCGGGCGAGAAGGCGCCCGGGTAGTAGGCGATGTTCCCGCCACTGCCTGCGCTCCCCTCGCTCCGGCCCTCCCCGCCGGTCCCGTCGTCGAGCACGAACAGGGCCGTGTCCAGGTGGTAGAAGTACGGGTCCACCAGGGTCAGCGAGATCACCGGCACACCGAAGAACTCCTGCACCTCGCGATGGGCCGCACGGGTGGTGCGAAAACCCGTGCCGGCCAGGATCCAGCGGCCGGCCGGGACCAGGTCGCCCTCGCCCTCGCAGACCGACTCGGGGTGGTGGACCTCGAAGCCCTCCGTCTTGAACCACGCCTCGAACGGCACGGACTCCGGACGCCGCTCGGGCGCGTGGAAGAGGGAGCCGAAGACCCGGCCCTCGACCACGACCGCGCAGTTCGCGGCGAAGACCATGTCGGGCAGTCCGGGGACCGGCGGGACGGTGTCCACGGTGTGGCCGTGGGCACGGTAGGTGTCGACCAGTGCCTGCCACTGGTCGAGGGCGCGGATGACGTCGACGGGTCGGCCGGTGCTCATCCACGGGTTGATCGCGTACTGCACGGCGAAGTGTCTGGGTTCGCAGACCACGAAGCGCCGCCGGCGCTGCACACGGGACTCGGTCACAGAGGGGTACCTCCGCTTTTCACGGTGTGTGACGGGGTGTTGACACCACGGTAAGAAGTGGCGACCGCGCCCGACAAGCGACGAAAGCTGCGTGTTCCCGCAGGATCGCTGCGTTGTACCCCAGGTCAGCGCACGTCCGCTGCGTCCTTGGGTGCGAGCAGGGCCGCCCCTGCCTCGGGACTGTCCGGGATCAGGTGGGACAGCACCATCACGCTGATCGTCTTCCGGATGAACGGCTCCGCACGAATCCGCTCCAGCACCTCCTCGAAGTGCTCCACGTCGCGCGCCCGCACGTGCAGCAGCGCGTCCGCGCCGCCGGTCACCGTCATCGCCGCGGTGATCTCCGGGTAGCCCCGCACGACCTCCGCGAGCCGCCGCGGCGGCGCCGCCCCCTCGCAGTACACCTCCACATACGCCTCCGTACGCCACCCGAGCGCGGAGGGCCGCACCGTCGCCGAGAACCCGGTGATCACGTCGGTCTCGCGGAGCCGGTCCACCCGGCGCTTGACCGCCGTGGACGACAGTCCGATCTCCGCGCCGATCTCGGCGAAGGACGTCCGGGCGTTTTCCATCAGGGCGGTGACGATCTTCCGGTCGAGTTCGTCGAACGAAGCGGGCCTGCTGTTCATGCGGGCACTGTATCCAGGGGATACCGGCACGTCGCAGGCGTGTGCAGGCGCCCGGATCGCCCCTACACTCCACGTTCATGCTGCGCGCCCTGGCTGTCGACGACGAACGGCCCACACTCGAGGAACTCGTGTACCTGCTGAACGCCGACCCCCGCATCGGCACGGCGGAGGGAGCGAGCGACACGACCGAGGCGCTGCGCCGCATCAACCGGGCCCTGGAGACGGGCCCCGGCGGTCCCGACGCCATCGACGTCGTCTTCCTCGACATCCAGATGCCCGGTCTGGACGGACTGGACCTCGCACGGCTGCTCACCGGGTTCGCCCGGCCGCCGCTGGTCGTGTTCGTCACCGCGCACGAGGACTTCGCCGTCCAGGCCTTCGACCTGAAGGCCGTCGACTACGTCCTCAAACCGGTGCGCAGGGAGCGGCTCGCGGAAGCGGTGCGCCGGGTCGCCGAGCAGCGCGGCACCGCCGCCGTGCCCGCCCCGCGCATCCCGGTGCACGAACCCGACCCCGACCACATCACCGTGGAACTCGGCGGCGTCACCCGCTTCGTCCCCGTCGACGAGATCACCCACGTCGAGGCCCAGGGCGACTACGCCCGCCTGCACACCGACCGGGGCAGTCACCTCGTCCGCATCCCGCTGTCGACCCTGGAGGAGCGCTGGCGGGCCCGCGGCTTCGTCCGCATCCACCGCCGGCACCTCGTCGCCCTGCGCCACGTCGGCGAACTCCGGCTCGACGCCGGCACCGTCAGCGTCCTGGTCGGCACCGAGGAGCTCCAGGTCAGCCGGCGCCACGCCCGCGAACTGCGGGACCTGCTCATGCGGAGGCCGTGAGCCGTGCCCCAGGACCCCACCGAACGCCGCGTCACCGTCACCGGCCCGCCCCGGCGCACCGTCCCGCCCGCCCGGCTCCGCTCCCGCGGGCGCCACCCCCAGGCCACCGGCCACTACCGGCCGCGCACCGAGATCGACGAGCAGACCACCCTCGGACACACCTACGTCCGCTCCCTGATGCGCAGCCAGCTGCGCGCCGGTCTCACCGCCCTCGCCGTGCTCGGCCTCCTCGTCGGGCCGCTGCCGCTGCTGTTCGCGGCGCTGCCCGACGCCCGGCGCCTGGAGTGGGCCGTCCTCGGCTTCGGCCTGTACGCCCCGCTGGTCCTGCTCGCCCGCTGGTACGTGCGCCGCGCCGAGCGCAACGAACGCGACTTCGTGCGGCTCGTCGAGGACCGGTGACCATGCCGGACGAGGCCGTGAAGGCACCATGAACTCCAGCTACGCCATACCCGCCGTCGCCCTCGTCGTCGTGGCCACCGTCCTCGTCGGCGCCTTCGGGCTGCGCATCTCCCGCACCACCTCCGACTTCTACGTCGCCTCCCGCACCGTCGGCCCCCGCCTCAACGCCGCCGCCATCAGCGGCGAGTACCTCTCCGCCGCGTCCTTCCTCGGCATCGCGGGGCTGGTCCTCGTCCAGGGCCCCGACATGCTCTGGTACCCGGTCGGCTACACCGCCGGCTACCTCGTCCTGCTGCTGTTCGTCGCCGCCCCGCTGCGCCGCTCGGGCGCCTACACGCTGCCCGACTTCGCCGAGGCCCGGCTCGCCTCCCAGGGGGTGCGGCGGCTCGCGGGGGCCTTCGTCGTCGGAGTCGGCTGGCTCTACCTGCTGCCGCAGCTCCAGGGCGCCGGGCTGACGCTGACGGTGCTCAGCGGAGCGCCCGACTGGCTGGGCGGGGTGATCGTCGCGGTCGTCGTCGCCGCCATCGTCGCCGCCGGGGGCATGCGCAGCATCACCTTCGTCCAGGCCTTCCAGTTCTGGCTCAAACTCACCGCCCTGCTCGTCCCCGCCCTCTTCCTGGTGCTGGCCTGGCAGGGCGACGGCGCCCCCGGCCGCCCCTTCGACGAACCCGCCACCTTCCGGGAGCAGCGTTCGGTGCGGGTCGACGACAGTCTCACCCTCAAGCTGGAGGAGCCGCTGACCGTGGCCGTCGACGGCACCGTGGACGGCCGCGCCCACGACGGCGACCGCGTCGCCCTGCCCGCGGGCACCCACCGCATCGAGGCCGGCGCCCGCCTCACCTTCGCCGCACACACCCCCGTCCCGGCCGCCGGCCGCGGCGCCGACGACGCCCTGTCCCCCTCCCGGGCCGAGAGCCGCACGGAACGCCCGCTGTACGCCACGTACGGCCTGATCCTCGCCACCTTCCTGGGCACCATGGGCCTGCCGCACGTCGTGGTGCGCTTCTACACCAGCCCGACCGGCGTCGCCGCCCGCCGCACCACCGTCGCCGTGCTCGGCCTCATCGGCGCCTTCTACCTGCTGCCGCCCCTCTACGGCGCCCTCGGCCGCCTCTACGCCCCCGAGCTGACCCTCACCGGGGACGCCGACGCCGCGGTCCTGCTGCTGCCCGAACGGGTGATCGGGGGAGTGGGCGGCGACCTGCTCGGCGCGCTGGTGGCGGGCGGCGCCTTCGCCGCGTTCCTGTCCACCGCGTCGGGGCTCACCATGGCCGTCGCGGGCGTCCTCACCCAGGACGTGCTGCCGTCCCGCGCCGTGCCGCACTTCCGGCTCGGCACCCTGCTCGCCATGGCCGTGCCGCTGGCGGCGAGCGCGCTGGTCGGCGGGCTGCCGGTCGCCGACGCCGTCGGCCTCGCCTTCGCCGTGTCCGCCTCCTCCTTCTGCCCGCTCCTCGTCCTCGGCATCTGGTGGCGACGGCTGACCCCGCCGGGCGCGGCCGCCGGGATGCTGGTGGGCGGCGGTTCCGCACTGCTCGCCGTGGCTGCCACCATGGGCGGCTTCCCGGGCGGCGGGGGGTCCCTGCACGCGCTGCTGGCCTGGCCCGCCCTGTGGTCGGTGCCGCTGGGCTTCCTCACCATGGTGCTGGTGTCCCTCGCCACCCCGGGCCGGGTGCCGGCCGGGACGGCGGCGATCCTGGCCCGCTTCCACCTGCCGGAGGAGCTGCACGCGGAGGAGCTGCACGCGGAGGAACTGCGCACGGACGACCTGCGCACGGACGACCTGCGTACCGACGACCTGGAGACGGCGGCCGACCTGCCCGAGGTGCGCGAGGTGCGCGACGTGCGCGAGGAGCCGACGCGGTGAGCGGCTCCGTGGGCGGCTTCCTGGCGGGTCTCGCCGTGGCCCTGCTCCCGCTGCTGGCCGCCGGATTCTGGCTCGGGCGGCGCACGGCCCGCCCGCAGCACCTCGGCGGCCTGGGCACCCCGGTCGAGCACGCCACCTTCCAGACCCTGCACACCGCGTCCCTGGCCACGCCCCCGCTGCGGGCGGGCCTGACCGAGGAGACCGCCGGGAAGTCGGCCCGCAAGCTGCGCTCCCTGCTGGGCACGGACGCGCTGTGTCTGACGGACCTCGAAGAGGTCCTGGTCTGGGACGGCGTGGGCAACCACCACCGCGCCGAGATCATGGAACGCCTCGCGGGACCCCTGAGCACCGGCCGCGGCGAGGCCTTCCGGCTCTCCTGCGACACTCCGGACTGCACGGTGCGCTGGGCCGTCGTCGCCCCGCTCACCGTCGACGACCGGGTGCACGGCGCCCTCGTCGCCTGCGCGCCCCGCGAGTCCGCCGTCCTGGTCCGCGCCGCCGGGGAGGTGGCCCGCTGGGTCTCCGTCCAACTGGAGCTGGCCGACCTCGACCAGTCCCGCACCCGCCTCATCGAGGCCGAGATCAAGGCACTGCGCGCCCAGATCTCCCCGCACTTCATCTTCAACTCGCTCGCGGTCATCGCGTCCTTCGTGCGCACCGACCCCGAGCGCGCCCGCGAGCTGCTCCTGGAGTTCGCCGACTTCACCCGCTACTCGTTCCGCAGGCACGGCGAC includes:
- a CDS encoding sodium/solute symporter; protein product: MNSSYAIPAVALVVVATVLVGAFGLRISRTTSDFYVASRTVGPRLNAAAISGEYLSAASFLGIAGLVLVQGPDMLWYPVGYTAGYLVLLLFVAAPLRRSGAYTLPDFAEARLASQGVRRLAGAFVVGVGWLYLLPQLQGAGLTLTVLSGAPDWLGGVIVAVVVAAIVAAGGMRSITFVQAFQFWLKLTALLVPALFLVLAWQGDGAPGRPFDEPATFREQRSVRVDDSLTLKLEEPLTVAVDGTVDGRAHDGDRVALPAGTHRIEAGARLTFAAHTPVPAAGRGADDALSPSRAESRTERPLYATYGLILATFLGTMGLPHVVVRFYTSPTGVAARRTTVAVLGLIGAFYLLPPLYGALGRLYAPELTLTGDADAAVLLLPERVIGGVGGDLLGALVAGGAFAAFLSTASGLTMAVAGVLTQDVLPSRAVPHFRLGTLLAMAVPLAASALVGGLPVADAVGLAFAVSASSFCPLLVLGIWWRRLTPPGAAAGMLVGGGSALLAVAATMGGFPGGGGSLHALLAWPALWSVPLGFLTMVLVSLATPGRVPAGTAAILARFHLPEELHAEELHAEELRTDDLRTDDLRTDDLETAADLPEVREVRDVREEPTR
- a CDS encoding sensor histidine kinase, whose protein sequence is MGGFLAGLAVALLPLLAAGFWLGRRTARPQHLGGLGTPVEHATFQTLHTASLATPPLRAGLTEETAGKSARKLRSLLGTDALCLTDLEEVLVWDGVGNHHRAEIMERLAGPLSTGRGEAFRLSCDTPDCTVRWAVVAPLTVDDRVHGALVACAPRESAVLVRAAGEVARWVSVQLELADLDQSRTRLIEAEIKALRAQISPHFIFNSLAVIASFVRTDPERARELLLEFADFTRYSFRRHGDFTTLADELHAIDHYLALVRARFGDRLAVTLQVAPEVLPVALPFLCLQPLVENAVKHGLEGKADRCRIQITAQDAGAEALVVIEDDGAGMDPDLLRRILAREVSPSGGIGLSNVDDRLRQVYGDAHGLVIETAVGAGMKITVRLPKYQPGVHSAGRLGRD